GCGAGGTTCGACAGCACGATGACGGTGGCGGCGATGAGGCCCCAGCCGGTCATCCAGCCGATCCACGGCCCGAAGGCGCGCACACCCCATGTGAACGAGGTGCCGGAGTCGGGGATCTCGCGGTTGAGCTCACGGTATCCGAAGGCCGTGAGCAGCATCGGGATGAAGCCGACCAGGATGATGGCCGGCACCTGGGTGCCGACCTCGGCGACGGTCGGGCCGAGGGATGCCGTGAGTGTATAGGCGGGTGCGATCGTCGAGATGCCGATCACCACGGCCCCGATCACGCCGACGGCACCGGCGCTGAGGCCCTTCTGGGAGACGCCGGTGGTGACGGCGGAATCGGTGGTGCTCATCATCGGGCTCCGGCTTCGGCGCGAGTGCGCGGGACGACGATCATGGGAACGGGCAGCTCGTGCAGCATCTTCGCCGCGGTCGAGCCGAGGAACAGGCGCCGGGGCTGGGCGAGCCGCGACGAGCCGACCAGCACGACCTCGCCGGGCAGCCAGGTGAGGTTCGCGACGGCGTCTTCGACGGTCTCGCCCGGCGCCTCCTCGACGACGGCTCCGAGCCCGTCGGGCAGCACCTCGACGGCGCGCGCGAGCACATCGTGCGCATGCGAGCCGGTGGCGAGGCGGATAGCCCCGGTGTCGAGCCCCGGCGGCACGTCGAACGGGACGAGCGACACCAGGCGCAGATCGGTCGACGAGTCGGCGGCGAACGACGCGGCCTCGTCGAGCAGGGTCTCCGCTCCGGGGCGCGTGCCGACGGCCACGGTGACGCGCGGCACGACGTGGTCGTCTTCGCGGGCGAGTCCCGCCGGCGCCAGCGCGACCGGGATCGTCGACGAGTGCAGCAGCTCGGTGGCCACACTGCCGAGGCGATGCCTGCCGAAGAGTCCGCCGCCCGCGGTGCCGACGACGATGACGCGTGCCCCGAACTCCTCCCCCGCGGCGATCAGACCCTCCGCGAAGGACTCCGCGAAACGCACGTGCGCCGAGCGCGTGAGCGCGGGCGGCAGGGCGGCGACGGCATCCGAGAGCCACTGCCGCGCCTGGGCGCGCAGGTGGTCCTCATAGGCGCGCTCCGGCGGCACGATCGCGCTGCGCGTCCCCTCGGAGGGGAGCACCATGACGAGGTGGACGGTCGCATCCAGGCTGCGTCCGAGCCGCGCTCCGAGGGCGGCGGCGTCAGCGCCGGCATCCGTCGCGGTGTACCCGACGACGATCGCCCCGCTCATCAGCCGGCGTCCCTGCTCGCGGCGACGATGTTCGACGCGACGAGATGCCCCATGCGGATGGCGCCGTCGACGTGCTGGTAGCCGGCGCCGGCCATGTCGCTCGAAGCGAAGTGGATGGGCCCGACGGGCGTGCGCAGATCGGCGCCGTAGCGGTGCAGGCCGCCCATGTCGAAGCTCGCGGCGTACGCGCCCCTCGTCCACTCCTCGCTGCCCCAGTCGCTCTCGTAGTAGACGATCGGGTTCTTCGCCTCCGGGCCGTAGTAGTGCGAGAGCGACTCGAGGATGCGCTCCTTGCGCTCCTCATCCGACAGCGCGAACAGGTCATCCGCGTTGCGATCGCTCACGAAACCGACGAGCGTGCCGCGCTCGTCGCCGTGGTTGGTGTTGTCGTACGCCTCGTGCGACAGCTCGTAGGGGCTGAACGCGGTGCCGCTGAGGCCCTGCTCGCGCCAGAACGGACGGTCGTAGACCGCGTGCACCTTGATGACGAAGCCCATCGAGAGGTGCTGGTGCAGCTGGTGCTGCCGGCGGGGCAGCGCCGGCACGAAGCTGATGCGGTTGTACAGCACGGGTGCGTGCGCGAGCACCGCGTAGCGCGCCCTCACGGTCATCCCGTCGGTGGTGGCGGTGACGCCGGTCTCGCCCCACTCGAGCGTGCGAACGGGCTGGTTGAGGAAGACGTCGTCGCCCAGGCGCTCCGCCAGCCGCAGCGGCACCTGCTGCAGGCCGCCGACGACCCGCTTGTCGAGGATGAAGTCGGCGTCGACGAGGTTCGAGTACGAGCCCGCGGATGCCGCCATGAGCAGCGACTGGAGCAGCGAGAAGGCGTGCGTCGGCTTGGTGAGCATGGCGGAGCCGGTGGCGAAGGCGAGGTTGCGCACCGCCTCGTCGTCATCGGTCTGCTGTCGCAGCCATGCGTCCCAGGTGATCGAGTCCCACTCCGCGGCGTTCGGATGCTCCCACGGACGGTCGGGGTCGATCTCGGCGACCATGCGGTCGAGCAGCTCCGTGACCTCGGCGATGACCTTCTCGGTCTCGGGGGCCACGGGGAACATCTCGCCCGTGAAGCGGTGCACCTGGCCGTCGGGTCCGATGTACACGTTGTCGCCCTCGCGATAGCGGCTGTACGTCTCGAGACCGAGTTCCTCGATCGTCTCCTTGAGCGCGTCCTGGTCGGGCGACACCCACTGTCCGCCGAGCTCGAGCATGGCGCCGTCGATGATGTCGGTCCAGAGGCGGCCGCCGACGCGGTCACGCGCCTCGAGCACGGCCACAGAGAGGCCGGCCTTGCGCAGGTCGTTGGCGGCGGTGAGGCCGGCGGCCCCCGCTCCGATGATCAGCACGTCACGGGTGATCTCAGCCAATGTGCAACTCCTTCGTCGGGATGGTGTGCCGGCCGCGACTCGAAATCCCCCGATACGAGTCGCGGCCGGACGTCTGTGCGCCGCGGCGGCTCAGGCCGCGGCGAGGGCGGCCGACACGATGTCGAGGCCCTCGTTCAGCAGGTCGTCGCTGATCGACAGCGGCGGGAGGAAGCGGATGACGTTGCCGTAGGTTCCGCAGGTGAGCACGATGACGCCCTGCGCGATGCAGGCCTTTGCGACGGCCGCGGTGAGCGCGGCGTCGGGGGCCTTGGTCTCCGGGTCGACGAACTCGGCGGCGACCATCGCGCCGTGGCCTCGGACGTCACCGATGCGCGGGTCGTCCTGCTGCATCGCGGTGAGCCGGCCGAGCAGGATCTCGCCGATCTCCCGCGCACGGTCGAGCATGCCGTCGTTCTCGAACACGTCGATCGTCGCGAGAGCGGCGGCGCACGCGATGGGGTTGCCGCCGTAGGTGCCGCCGAGGCCACCCGTGTGCGACGCATCCATGATCTCGGCGCGGCCGGTGACCGCGGCGAGCGGCAGGCCGCCGGCGATGCCCTTCGCCGTGGTGATGAGGTCGGGCTCGATGCCGAAGATCTCGCTGGCGAACATCGCACCGGTGCGGGCGAATCCGGTCTGCACCTCGTCGGCGATGAAGACGACGCCGTTGTCACGGCACC
This Microbacterium sp. XT11 DNA region includes the following protein-coding sequences:
- a CDS encoding universal stress protein, with the translated sequence MSGAIVVGYTATDAGADAAALGARLGRSLDATVHLVMVLPSEGTRSAIVPPERAYEDHLRAQARQWLSDAVAALPPALTRSAHVRFAESFAEGLIAAGEEFGARVIVVGTAGGGLFGRHRLGSVATELLHSSTIPVALAPAGLAREDDHVVPRVTVAVGTRPGAETLLDEAASFAADSSTDLRLVSLVPFDVPPGLDTGAIRLATGSHAHDVLARAVEVLPDGLGAVVEEAPGETVEDAVANLTWLPGEVVLVGSSRLAQPRRLFLGSTAAKMLHELPVPMIVVPRTRAEAGAR
- a CDS encoding flavin monoamine oxidase family protein codes for the protein MAEITRDVLIIGAGAAGLTAANDLRKAGLSVAVLEARDRVGGRLWTDIIDGAMLELGGQWVSPDQDALKETIEELGLETYSRYREGDNVYIGPDGQVHRFTGEMFPVAPETEKVIAEVTELLDRMVAEIDPDRPWEHPNAAEWDSITWDAWLRQQTDDDEAVRNLAFATGSAMLTKPTHAFSLLQSLLMAASAGSYSNLVDADFILDKRVVGGLQQVPLRLAERLGDDVFLNQPVRTLEWGETGVTATTDGMTVRARYAVLAHAPVLYNRISFVPALPRRQHQLHQHLSMGFVIKVHAVYDRPFWREQGLSGTAFSPYELSHEAYDNTNHGDERGTLVGFVSDRNADDLFALSDEERKERILESLSHYYGPEAKNPIVYYESDWGSEEWTRGAYAASFDMGGLHRYGADLRTPVGPIHFASSDMAGAGYQHVDGAIRMGHLVASNIVAASRDAG